A stretch of DNA from Treponema primitia ZAS-1:
GCGGGGTCATCGCAGTAGGACTGGCGCGGAGTATCTCGGTCATCATGGAAAAGGCGGGGGTGATCGATACTATCATCTATTATCTTTCATTGCCGCTCAAAAGTTTTTCCACCGCAGCATCCGCAACGGTTATGTTCGTTGTGCAAACGATAATCAACTTCTTCATTCCATCCGGAAGCGGACAGGCCATGGCAACATTACCAATCATGTTACCCCTTGCCGACATTCTGCATGTCAATAAACAGGTCGCCATCCTGGCTTTTCAGCTTGGGGATGGACTTTCGAACCTGTGTTATCCCACAGTGGCGGTGCTTATAGCCTATCTAACCTATACTAGGGTTCCGTTTTCCCGTTGGTTCCGTTTTATACTTCCCTACATGGTGATAGTTTGGATTCTCTCGGTGATTTTTACCGTTACCGGTGTATTAATTGGTTGGCAGTGAGCTTCTTCGGAGTAAGGCTTAGGACAGCATTTCCATTGGCATCCGCTCTATAAAAAATATGCTATAATAATAGAATTGATACATATCAATTCTATTATTATAGTAATTTGTATATTATCAATGTTATTTAATATATAGTATTTTATTGACTTATACTATATCATATTTTATACTTCATAATGGAATTGGCTCGGAAAAAATGAATCTTAGAGGGATATAAAATGTATAAAATTACCATCAGCGCATCTTCGCTCAAAATCTCTGAGCTGAAAATTGTACTGCAGGAACCCATTGAGGTGACCCTTAGTAAGGATATTGAGGAGGGTATTAAAAAAAGCGCCGGCGTTGTAAGCGATGTCATAAACTCCGGCAAGGTTGTTTATGGTATAAATACCGGTTTTGGCCATCTTGCCAACAAACGGATAGAAACGGACGACTTGGCTCTTTTACAAAAATCCCTGGTACTTTCCCATGCCGCAGGGGTTGGTGAACCTATCGAAGATGGTCTTACCCGGCTTATCATGCTGCTCAAAATAAAGGGGCTTTCCAGGGGGTATTCCGGCGTCAGGCTTGAGCTAGTACGCTGTCTTGCGGATATGCTTAACGCCGGGGTTTATCCGGTCATTCCGCGGAAAGGCTCCGTCGGAGCCTCCGGGGATCTTGCCCCCCTGGCGCACATGACCCTTGTACTCATGGGCGAAGGGTTTGCCCATTACAAAGGACAAACCCTCAGCGGGAAGGAAGCCCTGAAGGCCGCCGGTCTTTCCCCCATAGAGTTGGGCCCGAAAGAAGGACTTGCGCTCTTGAACGGAACCCAAGTTTCAACATCCTTTGCCTTAAAGGGCCTTTTCCTTGCGGAGGACCTTTTTGCCGCTGCTATCGCCTGCGGCTGTTTAACCATTGAAGGAGTTTCAGCCGCCCGTACAATCTTTGATGAACGGATACACCAGGTTCGCGGCCAACAGGGACAGATCGACGCCGCTGCCGCAT
This window harbors:
- the hutH gene encoding histidine ammonia-lyase; the protein is MYKITISASSLKISELKIVLQEPIEVTLSKDIEEGIKKSAGVVSDVINSGKVVYGINTGFGHLANKRIETDDLALLQKSLVLSHAAGVGEPIEDGLTRLIMLLKIKGLSRGYSGVRLELVRCLADMLNAGVYPVIPRKGSVGASGDLAPLAHMTLVLMGEGFAHYKGQTLSGKEALKAAGLSPIELGPKEGLALLNGTQVSTSFALKGLFLAEDLFAAAIACGCLTIEGVSAARTIFDERIHQVRGQQGQIDAAAAYRRLLGPRSEIGDDHINCDRVQDPYCLRCQPQVMGACLTQIRNAAAVLEIEANAASDNPLVFTDNGDVISGGNFHAEPVAMAADNLALAFAEIGAISERRIATLVDPHMSRLPPFLVENAGVNSGFMIAHVTAAALASQNKTLSFPSCVDSLPTSANQEDQVSMAPNAGRRLWEMAENVKYILAIEYLAAVQGIEFKKGLKTTPALEKYHEALRKVVPNYDKDRFFAPDIETAANLIDKGIFADAVEGDLLPSWKQ